The following nucleotide sequence is from Psychroserpens sp. Hel_I_66.
TTATCTCGAAATGGATTCTCCTTACAATATTGACGCTCAAAAACATATTGGGTTCATATACAAGGAAATGAAAGAACTTGGACAGTTAGAAGCATTTAACAAAATAGCAAAAGAAAATAAATTACAAGTAAATATTGAAGATTAACAGATGAAAATAATAGTACCAATGGCTGGACGAGGTTCTCGTCTAAGACCACATAGTTTAACAGTTCCAAAACCATTAATACCTGTTGCAGGTCAGCCAATCGTTCATCGACTGGTTAGAGACATTGCAAAAGTACTAAAGCAACCTATCGAGGAAATTGCTTTTGTATTAGGTGATCCAGCTTGGTTTGGTGACGAGGTTGTAGAAAGTTTAAAGGAATTAGCTACAAGTTTGGGCGCAAAACCGTCTATCTACCGCCAAGATCAGCCTTTGGGCACTGGACACGCTATTATGTGTGCAGAGCCATCGCTTTCTGGACCAGCAGTTATTGCCTATGCAGATACATTAATTAGAGCAGAGTTTGATCTCGACCCAAAAGCAGATAGTGTCATTTGGACCAAACAAGTAGAAAACCCAGAAGCATATGGAGTTGTCAAATTAAATGATAAAGAAGAAATCGTAGAATTAGTTGAAAAACCAAAAACGTTTGTAAGCGATCAAGCTGTAATTGGGATCTACTATTTTAAAGATGTTGCAGTTTTAAAGGATAAATTGCAAGAAATACTGGATCAAAACGTTATGAATGGTGGTGAGTACCAAATTAACGATGGGATTAAACGTATGATGGCAGATGGTAAAGTTTTTAAAACAGGAACCGTAGATGAGTGGATGGACTGCGGAAACAAAAACATTACACTAGAGACCAATTCTAAAATGTTAGGCTTTTTAAAAGCAGATGGCGAAGAGCAAATGATTGCCAAGACAGTAAAAAACAATAACTCAACAATTATAGAACCTTGTTATATTGGTGAAAACGTAAAACTGAATAATGCCACAATAGGCCCAAATGTGTCTATTGGTGATAATTGTGTGGTAGACAATTCAAGCGTTAAAAATAGCTTAATACAAAACCATACTACTATTAAAAACGCTAATTTAGACAATGCTATGATTGGCAATCACGTTATATACAACGGTGAATTTAAAGCAATAAGTATTGGCGATTATTCTGTTTTGGAATAACCTAGTTCCTGCGAAAGCAGGAATCCCAAAACTAATTTTGCAATAGATTTTGAAACCTGACTAGTTGCAAAACAACTAAAACTCCTTTTTTTAAAAGGAAATGACTATGAAAACTAAATTATACATCCTGCTTTTTTTCTTCGGAATTTTTATGCTTCCGCAGAAAACCCTTGCGCAAGTTGATTTCAATAAGCGTCCAGATGATGATTTAGGAAATGTTGAGGACACCTTTCAGGAATATTTCTTTGAAGCCTTAAAACAAAAAGGGATAGAGAACTACCAAAAATCTGCAGATGCGCTTTTAAAATGCATCGAAATCAACGATAGTGATCCTGTGTTGTATTACGAATTGGGAAAAAATTACATGCAACTCAAAAATTTTGGCGCTGCAGAAGATGCCTTTAAGGAAGCAGTTTCCAAATCTCCAGAAAACGAATGGTTTTTAGACGAGTTGTATGGTGTTTATATTCAGCAAAACGAAACCAATAAAGCGCTAAAAACAGTAAAGCAATTGGTAAAATTTCATCCAGATTATAAGCAAGATCTAGCGTCATTATATATTCAATTAGAAAAATATAAAGACGCCATAAAGCTTTTAGATGAAATGGATTCTCAATTGGGATACAGTGAAGACAGGGATTTTTTGCGCAATCAAATTTACAATCTAACAGGTAATGATGAAGACCGAATAGAAAATCTGGAAGATCGTGTTAAAAGTAATCCTGAAGATGAGTCCAATTACCTGCGTCTCATTTATAGATATAGCGAAACTGGCGAAACCAAAAAGGCATTTGACTCTGCAAAACGATTATTGGAAATCAATTCAGAATCACAATTGGTGCACCTTGCATTATACAAGTTCTATTTAGATGACAACGATACTAAAAATGCAATTAACTCAATGAAGGTTGTGCTTGCCAGCCCAGTAATAAAGCCAGAAGCAAAAACCAAGGTATTAAACGACTTCGTTAATTTTGTTGGTAAGAATCCAGAGTATGAGGCAGACCTAGTCGAGATGACATCTTTGATAAGTGAAGACAAAAGTGTAAAGACATTGATAGAGTTAGGTGATTATTATTTAAAATCTAATGATAAAGAGAAAGCCTTAGGATATTACGAAGAAGCATTACAGCAAGAGCCAAATGAGTTCAAGATTATTAGAGACGTATTACTGCTTCAAATAGATTTAAATAAAGATGAAGAAGCAGTGACAAGAAGCAAAGAAGCTTTAGATATTTTCCCGTCACAGCCTATTTTGTATCTAGTTAATGGTGTTGCAAACAATAAAATCAAACAACCAGAAAACGCCATAGAGAGCTTAGAGATAGGTTTAGATTTTTTAGTTGAAAATCCAAAAATGGAAGCAGATTTCTACAAACAGCTAAGTGAATCTTACAAGCAGTTAAATAATATAAGTAAATCTGAAACGTTTGCTAAAAAGGCGCAAGCCCTATTGAAAGATCAATAATATATGAAGAGTTTAAAAATCACTACAGCCTGCTTATTTTTAATTTTGGGTGTATCCTGCAAATCTGCAAGAAGCGTAGTGGCTAATGGTGAGATTGATAATAAGCTTACCTCCAAGCAATTGATTAGGGAAAATGGTAAGAATGATGCTAGTTTTAAAACACTTCAAGCAAAAGTAAAGATTGATATCATTGATGGCCTTAAAGAATCATCGTATTCCCTTAGCATGAGAATGGAAAAAGATAAAACCATTTGGATTAGCGCAACTCTAGGTCTCGCAAGAGCAATGATTACTCCAGACCGAGTTCAGTTTTATGATAAGATCAATAACCAATATTTTGATGGTGATTATAAGCTTTTAAGTGATTTATTGGGTGTAGAATTAAATTTTGATAAAGTGCAAAGTTTGTTAATTGGAGAACCGCTTTTTAACTTAAAAGATGATACATATGTCATTTCTAACAACGAAGCGTCTTATATCTTACAACCCAAAAATCAGAATTCAATTTTAGAGTTATTCCTATTGTTCAATCCGTCACACTTTAAAATGGATTCCCAACAATTATTGCAACCTTCAAAAAAGCGTTTTCTGCAAATAGATTATACGGGATACCAAGATGTTGACAAGCAAATATTACCTCAAAACATTAAAATTATTGCTGTAGAAGATAGTGAAGAACTCAATGTCATGATGGAGTATAAGTCGGTTTCAATAAATGAAGAGGTGCGATTTCCCTTCAATATACCTTCAGGATTTGACGAAATTATTTTAGATGATGCCAAATAAACTTACCTATATTCTGTTTCTTTTTTTACTTCTTAAAAGTTTTTCTTCGGAAGCACAAAGTGATAAACAAAAAGCACTCGAGGCGAAGCGTGTTGAATTTCAGAAGCAATTGAACATTCTCAATAACCTGTATTCCAAAGATAAAAAGGAAGAGAAAGGCGTGCTGTCCTTAGTAGAAGATCTCAACCATAAAGTAAGCGTGAGACGAAATTTAATAAAGGTCACAAACGATCAAGCCAATTTATTGACCAGAGAAATCAATGGCAATCAAAACGAGATTTCCAGTTTAAGAGACCAATTAACAACGCTTAAAGAGGATTATTCTCAAATGATCGTGAAGTCCTACAAAAACAAATCGGAACAAAGCCGAGTCATGTTCCTCTTATCTTCAGACGATTTTAAACAAGCCTACAAGCGTTTGCAATACATCAAACAATATACAGATTACCAAAAGGAGCAAGGTGATTTAATAAAGGGTAAAACCACAAAATTACAAGAATTAAATACCGATTTACTGCGCCAAAAAGCAGATAAGGATAAACTCATTGTTGAGAATAGAGAAGCTAAAAAAGAACTAGAAAAAGAGTTGAAAGAGCAAGAAAAATTAATGGCTTCCATTAGACAAAACCTAAGTTCTTACTCGTCTAAAATTAAAAAGAAGCAGCAAGAAATTGATGCTATAGATAGAGAAATTAACAGATTGATTAGAGAAGCCATCGCTGCATCTAATAAGGAAGCTGGTAAATCAACAACTTCAAAAGGATTCGCATTGACACCTGAGGCAAAATTGATTGCTAAAAATTTTGCTGCTAATAAAGGAAAATTATCTTGGCCAGTTGAGAAAGGAGTGGTTAAAGTGCGTTTTGGCACACAACCGTCGCCAATTGATCCATCGGTAAAAATAAATAGTAATGGCGTTAGAATTGCGACTGATAAAAACGAAAAAGTGAGAGTCGTTTTTGAAGGAGAAGTGCTAGCGGTTTCTGGACAGAAAAATTCTAATCCAGTGGTTTTGATAAGACACGGTAATTACATCACTGTGTATAGAAATTTATCTAAAGTCTATGTTAGAAAAGGAGATAAAGTTTCTACTAAACAAGAAATAGGAGAAGTGTTTACAAATAATGAAGGTGAAACTATATTAGGTTTTGGAGTTTTTAAAGACTCTAATCCTGAAAATCCAGCAAGTTGGATTTACAAAATGTAAGTATTTTAAAATCTAAAGTATCTAAAGTTTTCTATTCTAACAATTACTCAAACAAAGCCTTCAACTCAGTAGCATCTGCAGCTTTCATTTTACCTGCAACCACTAAGCTTAACTGCTTACGACGCAATGCAGCATCATAACGCTCTTTTTCTAATTTAGTTTCTGCAATTAATTCTGGAACTTTTACCGGTCTCCCAGTTTCATCAACAGCAACAAACGTGTAAATAGCTTCGTTGGCCTTTATGCATTCGCCAGATTCTCTATCCTCGATCCAAACGTCCAGATACACTTCCATAGAGCTGGAAAACGCACGAGAAACTTTGGCTTCAATAGTCACGACACTTCCTAAAGGTATTGAGCGATTAAAAGCTACGTGATTTACAGCTGCAGTCACAACAATTCTTCTGCTATGTCGACGAGCAGCAATGCTTGCAGCACGATCCATGCGTGCCAGTAATTCGCCACCAAAAAGATTATTGATTGGGTTGGTTTCACTTGGTAAAACCAAATCGGTCATAATTGTTTTAGACTGAAAAGCAGTTCTTGGTTCCATTAAAAAAATTTAATTTTTTGTTTCCATTAAAACGGAAATCTAAATTTAAAAAAGCAAAGATAAGATGATTTTGCTGCTTAATTGCGCCATTTAAGTTTTTGTTAAATGAAAATGTTTTCTTTGGAAATGTAGAAGATCCAAAGTCTCGCTTTTAAATTAATCTAAAGCCTTAACCAACAACCAGGCATCACGATTTTGCGTACGTTTGATGTTGCGTAATGCATTTAAAGCTTCAATTCTATCTGTATAACTAGAGTAAACAACTTCGTGAAGTCCATAACGGTTGACGCCTATTTTACGAGCCTTAAAACCTTTGGCTTTGAGTTGCTCCACTTTTTTGTCAGAATTTGCTTCCACACGAAATGCACCAGCAACAATATGGTAATTCCCAGTCACTTTCTCTACTTGAAGCGTTGCAGCTGGCAAAGGATTGCTAATGATAAACGTAGCCTCCTGGACTTTGGCATCCAATTGATCATTGGCTTCCTCTTGTGCAATTTGGTTATGGCTATCAATCTGGTTTCCGTAGTAATTAGAACCTGCAAAACCCGCAACTGTTAAAGCAATTAATGCAATAGCAGCATATTTGAGATATGGTCTGCTTTTTCTTTTCTCTGGAGTAATGGTGATAGGAATCGCTTTTTCTACCTCTTCAACGGTCTCTTTATAAACTTCTCTGGTAATTTTAGTAGATGAAAATTGGGATAGCCCAAAAGCATCGGTAAGGTAATTGATGTTGTGCGAAGGTTCAAAATTGATGTGGCCTTCAGTATTTAGAATGAGTTCGCCAATGTTTTGTAAGGCTATCGTTTCTCCTTCAATTAAATAAGATTTGATAGATTTTACGTGTTTAGCAATTCTCTCTACAGCAACGAGATAAGGCACTTTTTCAATTTCAGCGATGTAATTGGCTAAAAGTCCGTCATTGGTTTGTAATTGTTCATTAAATGACAATACTTTTTTTGGCGGATAAAACGTAGGTGTCGTTTCATTTATTTTTGCCGAAACACGATGTGTTAAAAAGGCTCCAAAGTGAGGCACGATAACACAATCATATCTGTACAATAAGTCGCTTATGTAATTCTCTAGTTGCATAAAAACAAAGTTAAAAATTTTAACACGCGAATAAAAAATTGACTGAAGTATTTATTAACAGTCTAAAATTCGTTTCTTGTGAATTATATATCAACACTATAGAATGACAGATCAAGAATTAATTTATGTTTTAGCGCTGCAGCACGTTCCTAAAATAGGAGATGTAACTGCTAAAAAATTAATAAATCATTGTGGTTCTGCGGAAGCTGTATTAAAAGAAAAGCAAAGTAACCTTCTTAAAATTGATGGCATAGGAGCCTCGATATTACATGGGTTATTTGACAGCAAACATTTAAAGGAAGCTGAAAATGAGCTCCGTTTTATTAAAGAAAATGACATTACACCTTTGTATTTCACAGATTTTGATTATCCCGAAAAATTAAAGCACTGTATTGATAGCCCAATTTTATTATTTCAAGTTGGGAATGTTGACCTCAAACAAAAACGAATCATTAGCGTGATTGGAACTAGAAAAATCACCACCTACGGAGTTTCGTTCTGTGAAAAACTCATTGAGGAACTGGCTCCTTTTGATCCTGTAATAATTTCAGGTTTTGCTTACGGTACAGATATAACTGCACAAAAAGCTGCGATTAAGCATAATTTACAAACTGTTGGTTGTTTAGCTCATGGCTTAAACCAGATCTATCCTAAAGTCCATAAAAAGTATATGGCAGATGTTGAGGCAAATGGCGGATTCCTCACCGATTTTTGGAGCACAGACCCTTTTGACCGAAATAACTTTTTGAAACGTAACCGCATCATTGCAGGTATGAGCGAAGCGACAATTGTGATAGAATCTGCAGAGAAAGGAGGCAGTCTCGTTACAGCAGATATTGCAAATTCGTATAGTAAAGATGTATTTGCAGTTCCTGGACGTGTTACCGATAGTCAAAGTGTAGGTTGCAATAATTTGATAAAAACGCAACAAGCACATTTATTATCAAATCCATTAGATGTGGCTTATATGCTCAACTGGCAATTAGAGAAAAACACCAAACCAGTCATTCAAAAACAATTATTTGTTGAATTATCTTCGGAAGAAAAAGTGATTTATAATTTCCTAAAAGATAAAGATGCTCAGTTGCTAGATGTCATTGCGATACAATGCGAACTTCCTACATTTAAAGTTGCTAGTGTTTTATTAGGTATGGAATTGAAAGGTGTTACTCGACCTTTGCCTGGGAAGTTGTTTGAGTTGGCATGACCCATTCCTGCTAAAGAGGGAATCTTATCTTAAATAGCTATTGTTCTTGTGTGATCGAAAAATCAAGATAACAGTACTTCTCTACTTTGAGATTCCTGCATTCGCAAGAATTTGTTAATACCCAACCTTGCTACGAACACGAGCCAAAACCTCATTTGCAACCAACTTGGCCTTTTCAGCTCCGACAGCCAAAGCAGCGTCAATTTCGCTGAGGTTAGACATGTAATGGTTGTAACGTTCCCTTTCCGAAGAAAACTTTGAGAGTATCAACTCATATAACGCCTGTTTTGCATGACCGTAACCGTAACCTCCATTTTCGTAATTGGCTTTCATGGTCGTAATCTCACTTTGAGATGCCAGTAAGTTATACAACGCAAAACAGTTGCAGGTTGACCAATCTTTAGGATCCTCAAGAGGAGTGCTGTCTGTTTCAATAGACATGATTTGCTTACGCAATTGCTTTTCTGGTAAAAAGAGATTGATAAAGTTGTTTCTGCTTTTACTCATTTTTTCACCGTCAGTTCCAGGAATAAGCATGGTGTTTTCTTGTACTTTACCTTCTGGCAACACAAAAGTATCTCCCATTTGAGCATGAAAACGTGATGCAACGTCACGGGTCATTTCTATGTGCTGTAACTGGTCTTTGCCTACTGGGATAATTTCGGCATCATATAATAAAATATCTGCTGCCATAAGCATTGGGTACATGAACAAACCAGAGTTAACGTCATCTAAACGGTCTGCTTTGTCTTTAAAACCATGGGCTAATTTTAAGCGCTTGTATGGAAAAAAACAGTCTAAATACCAAGCCAGTTCGGTCACCTGCGGAATGTCACTTTGGCGATAAAACACAGTTTTTTCTATATCCAGACCAAACGCTAACCAAGTGGCTGCGGTAGAATAGGTGTTTGCTCGTAATAGCTCACCATCTTTAATTTGTGTGAGTGTGTGCAAATTTGCGATGAACAAATAGGAATCGTTATTTGGGTCGTTTGCCATTTCTATTGCAGGCAAAATGGCGCCTAAGATGTTTCCTAAATGTGGTGTTCCTGTACTTTGTATTCCTGTTAGTATTCTTGCCATAGTATTGCCTGCGAAAGCAGGTATCTCTTTTAATTAAATTAATTCAGTCATGAAACTTAAAACTTTTTTAATCGTCAGCAAAGGTAATTTTTTTAGTAGAAATGTTGAATTAATTTAAGTAGTTTTGAGCACGATGATAATTTTTAGATACATATCTTCTACCTTATATCGCATTTGGTTCTACATATTGGTGGCAGTACCCATAATAGTGCTATTTCCGTTATTGGTAATATCTATTTTAAAAGAATCTTGGTATCCATATTTTTTTAAGTTGGCTCGTATTTGGTCTTGGTTTATATTGATTGGTATGGGTTTTCGGGTCAAGATTGAGCGTGAGGAGATTCCGCAGAAAAATAAAAGCTACATGTTTGTTGCCAACCACACCTCAATGGCAGATATAATGTTGATGTTGGTTACGGTGAAAAATCCGTTTGTATTTGTTGGTAAAGCAGAGTTGGCTAAAATCCCATTATTTGGATTTTTCTATAAACGTACGAGTATTTTGGTAGATAGAAATGATGCTAAAAGTAGGCAAGCGGTATTTTTAAGAGCACAACGACGTTTAAAACAAGGCATGAGTATTTGTATATTCCCCGAAGGTGGTGTGCCAGATGAAAGTATTATGCTGGACGAATTTAAAGATGGCGCTTTTAGAATGGCAATCAATCATCAAATCCCAATTGTACCAATTACGTTTGGCGATAATAAAAAGCGATTTTCTTACACCTTTTTTAGTGGAACTCCAGGTAAAATGAGATCGAAAGTGCATCGTTTTATTTCTACGGAAGGTTTGAAAGTTTCAGATACCAAAGCACTCAATAAGCAAGCCCGGGATTTGATTGAACTTCAGCTCCAAATTTATAATGCCTAAACAAAAAAAAGCTGCTCTTGGCACAGAGCAGCTTTTAGTCATTATTGCTTTTTATTTGCAATAACTATCTAACCAACTAAAAAACCTAAAACTTAAAACTAAGTCCTGTATAAACACCAATAAAGAAAGGTTTAAAATCTCCAGAGGTATTGTTAAATGTATTTATTTGATACTTGAACGTTGGCTCAAGATTAAATCGTAATTGTTGGGAAATATTATAGTTGAAGCCAACTCCAAAATTGGCACTATAACTCATATCGTTAATATTATTAGCTTCGCCCAAACGTGTTCTGTTACCGTTATTTTTTACGGAATAGACGTTGTTATCACTTAAAAACAGCGTGCTAAATCCACCAATAACATCTATTCCAAATTTTCTATCAAGAACGTGATATTCTAGTTCTATGGGAACTTCTATGAAACCTAATTGCTGACTTATAGAACCTTGTTCTTTTGTAAATAGAATCTCTGGACCAGAAGCAAAACTAAAGTTTCTGGCACTTATAAAAGTGGTAGTAGAATCTGTAGAATTTATATTCGCTAAAGCTTGATTTGTGCTTTGTGCATTGGGATTTGCAAACGCAACAACATTATTTGTAGAATATCCCAAATCTACTTTATTCACACCAGCTCTAATTGTAAATTTATTTGAAATGGCATAGGTGCCTTTTACACCATAACTCATATTCACTTCGCCCTCTTTTGTGTTATCTATAAATTGCTCATCTATTGAAGAACCATTACCAAACGAATTGAAGTAAACAGGGGCAACGTTAGGTGCAACACTCCAGCGTTTTAAAGTAGCTAGACTGTCTTTGAGTTTTTCACTGTCTTCTTTATCTGCTTCAGCAATTGCTTTTTCAATGGCATTTTCGGTTTCTAAAATTTTAGTTTTAGAGGTATCTATCAAGGTTTCACTATTTTCTTTTTCCGAAGAATTAGAATCTGTAATCTGGGTTGAAGTTTCCGTCTTAGATTGTTTTATGAGTTGGTCAATTTCAGAATTTTCCTTTTTGATATCATTAATGCGATTCTCGTTTTGAGTATTAGAACCATTAGAATTTTCAACCACAGTATTGTTGAGGTTTTGATTTGTTTTGTCTGTTTTGTTTTTTGGATTGTTTTTTTCGTTAGAAACGACTGCGTCACGTTGTAATGATTTGTTATTGATAAGTGATTTATTTTTTTGGGAATCACTGTTATTGGTATCATTTTCTTCGGAAGTCGCTACACCAGTTTCATTATTTGTATTGTTTGTTGTTGAGTTTTTGTTTGTTGTTGAGTTGTTTTTTGTTGTTGAGTTTTTGTTTGGAGATATGGTAGAGTTGTTATTTTCTTCAGAAGATTTCTCGTTTACAACTATTGGATTTTGTTCTAAGTCTTCCGAAGTATTTAATTCTGAAGTATTCGTTTCATCAGTATTTTGTGAGTTATTGTTTGTTTTTTCTGTATTAACGGTTTTTGTATTAACGCTATTTTCCTGGTTATTTAATAGCCTGTAACTTACTGTGAACATTAAAACCAAGGCAGCAGCAACTCCAGCGACTTTCCACCAAATAGGGATTACTCTGCGTTTACGTTTGTCTTTATTGAGTTCGTTCTCAATACGTTCCCAGACAGCATCATTAGGGGCTACCTCAAAATCTTTGAGATGCTCCTTAAAGAGTTTGTCTATATGTTTTTTTTCACTCATTATATGCTTTGCGAATTGGGACTCGCTTTATATTGTTTTATTTTATCTTTTAAAATCAAACGCGCTCTTGCTAAGTTCGATTTTGAGGTTCCGGTTGATATGTTTAACATTTCTGCTATATCCTTATGTGAATAATCATCTAAGGCGTATAAATTAAAAACCAGTCTATACCTATCTGGTAATTCTTGAATTATTGATAATAAATAATCTACACTTAGGTCTTCGTCATCATTTACCTCTACTGCTTTATCTTCAATTTGGTCCTCATTAACTATACTAAACACACCAGCGCTCCTATAACGCTGTAATGCTGTATTCACAGCTATTCTTTTCAGCCAGCCTTCAAAGGATCCTTTACTTTTATACTGAC
It contains:
- a CDS encoding RNA polymerase sigma factor; this translates as MSSDQLIEQCKKNDAQAQSQLYKLYASKLFSVCLKYSRNYAEAEDNLQDAYLTIFKKIGQYKSKGSFEGWLKRIAVNTALQRYRSAGVFSIVNEDQIEDKAVEVNDDEDLSVDYLLSIIQELPDRYRLVFNLYALDDYSHKDIAEMLNISTGTSKSNLARARLILKDKIKQYKASPNSQSI
- a CDS encoding murein hydrolase activator EnvC family protein — translated: MMPNKLTYILFLFLLLKSFSSEAQSDKQKALEAKRVEFQKQLNILNNLYSKDKKEEKGVLSLVEDLNHKVSVRRNLIKVTNDQANLLTREINGNQNEISSLRDQLTTLKEDYSQMIVKSYKNKSEQSRVMFLLSSDDFKQAYKRLQYIKQYTDYQKEQGDLIKGKTTKLQELNTDLLRQKADKDKLIVENREAKKELEKELKEQEKLMASIRQNLSSYSSKIKKKQQEIDAIDREINRLIREAIAASNKEAGKSTTSKGFALTPEAKLIAKNFAANKGKLSWPVEKGVVKVRFGTQPSPIDPSVKINSNGVRIATDKNEKVRVVFEGEVLAVSGQKNSNPVVLIRHGNYITVYRNLSKVYVRKGDKVSTKQEIGEVFTNNEGETILGFGVFKDSNPENPASWIYKM
- the dprA gene encoding DNA-processing protein DprA: MTDQELIYVLALQHVPKIGDVTAKKLINHCGSAEAVLKEKQSNLLKIDGIGASILHGLFDSKHLKEAENELRFIKENDITPLYFTDFDYPEKLKHCIDSPILLFQVGNVDLKQKRIISVIGTRKITTYGVSFCEKLIEELAPFDPVIISGFAYGTDITAQKAAIKHNLQTVGCLAHGLNQIYPKVHKKYMADVEANGGFLTDFWSTDPFDRNNFLKRNRIIAGMSEATIVIESAEKGGSLVTADIANSYSKDVFAVPGRVTDSQSVGCNNLIKTQQAHLLSNPLDVAYMLNWQLEKNTKPVIQKQLFVELSSEEKVIYNFLKDKDAQLLDVIAIQCELPTFKVASVLLGMELKGVTRPLPGKLFELA
- a CDS encoding tetratricopeptide repeat protein; this translates as MKTKLYILLFFFGIFMLPQKTLAQVDFNKRPDDDLGNVEDTFQEYFFEALKQKGIENYQKSADALLKCIEINDSDPVLYYELGKNYMQLKNFGAAEDAFKEAVSKSPENEWFLDELYGVYIQQNETNKALKTVKQLVKFHPDYKQDLASLYIQLEKYKDAIKLLDEMDSQLGYSEDRDFLRNQIYNLTGNDEDRIENLEDRVKSNPEDESNYLRLIYRYSETGETKKAFDSAKRLLEINSESQLVHLALYKFYLDDNDTKNAINSMKVVLASPVIKPEAKTKVLNDFVNFVGKNPEYEADLVEMTSLISEDKSVKTLIELGDYYLKSNDKEKALGYYEEALQQEPNEFKIIRDVLLLQIDLNKDEEAVTRSKEALDIFPSQPILYLVNGVANNKIKQPENAIESLEIGLDFLVENPKMEADFYKQLSESYKQLNNISKSETFAKKAQALLKDQ
- a CDS encoding sugar phosphate nucleotidyltransferase; protein product: MKIIVPMAGRGSRLRPHSLTVPKPLIPVAGQPIVHRLVRDIAKVLKQPIEEIAFVLGDPAWFGDEVVESLKELATSLGAKPSIYRQDQPLGTGHAIMCAEPSLSGPAVIAYADTLIRAEFDLDPKADSVIWTKQVENPEAYGVVKLNDKEEIVELVEKPKTFVSDQAVIGIYYFKDVAVLKDKLQEILDQNVMNGGEYQINDGIKRMMADGKVFKTGTVDEWMDCGNKNITLETNSKMLGFLKADGEEQMIAKTVKNNNSTIIEPCYIGENVKLNNATIGPNVSIGDNCVVDNSSVKNSLIQNHTTIKNANLDNAMIGNHVIYNGEFKAISIGDYSVLE
- a CDS encoding lysophospholipid acyltransferase family protein: MIIFRYISSTLYRIWFYILVAVPIIVLFPLLVISILKESWYPYFFKLARIWSWFILIGMGFRVKIEREEIPQKNKSYMFVANHTSMADIMLMLVTVKNPFVFVGKAELAKIPLFGFFYKRTSILVDRNDAKSRQAVFLRAQRRLKQGMSICIFPEGGVPDESIMLDEFKDGAFRMAINHQIPIVPITFGDNKKRFSYTFFSGTPGKMRSKVHRFISTEGLKVSDTKALNKQARDLIELQLQIYNA
- the trpS gene encoding tryptophan--tRNA ligase, with the protein product MARILTGIQSTGTPHLGNILGAILPAIEMANDPNNDSYLFIANLHTLTQIKDGELLRANTYSTAATWLAFGLDIEKTVFYRQSDIPQVTELAWYLDCFFPYKRLKLAHGFKDKADRLDDVNSGLFMYPMLMAADILLYDAEIIPVGKDQLQHIEMTRDVASRFHAQMGDTFVLPEGKVQENTMLIPGTDGEKMSKSRNNFINLFLPEKQLRKQIMSIETDSTPLEDPKDWSTCNCFALYNLLASQSEITTMKANYENGGYGYGHAKQALYELILSKFSSERERYNHYMSNLSEIDAALAVGAEKAKLVANEVLARVRSKVGY
- a CDS encoding DUF4292 domain-containing protein; its protein translation is MKSLKITTACLFLILGVSCKSARSVVANGEIDNKLTSKQLIRENGKNDASFKTLQAKVKIDIIDGLKESSYSLSMRMEKDKTIWISATLGLARAMITPDRVQFYDKINNQYFDGDYKLLSDLLGVELNFDKVQSLLIGEPLFNLKDDTYVISNNEASYILQPKNQNSILELFLLFNPSHFKMDSQQLLQPSKKRFLQIDYTGYQDVDKQILPQNIKIIAVEDSEELNVMMEYKSVSINEEVRFPFNIPSGFDEIILDDAK
- a CDS encoding acyl-CoA thioesterase; its protein translation is MEPRTAFQSKTIMTDLVLPSETNPINNLFGGELLARMDRAASIAARRHSRRIVVTAAVNHVAFNRSIPLGSVVTIEAKVSRAFSSSMEVYLDVWIEDRESGECIKANEAIYTFVAVDETGRPVKVPELIAETKLEKERYDAALRRKQLSLVVAGKMKAADATELKALFE
- a CDS encoding SPOR domain-containing protein — encoded protein: MQLENYISDLLYRYDCVIVPHFGAFLTHRVSAKINETTPTFYPPKKVLSFNEQLQTNDGLLANYIAEIEKVPYLVAVERIAKHVKSIKSYLIEGETIALQNIGELILNTEGHINFEPSHNINYLTDAFGLSQFSSTKITREVYKETVEEVEKAIPITITPEKRKSRPYLKYAAIALIALTVAGFAGSNYYGNQIDSHNQIAQEEANDQLDAKVQEATFIISNPLPAATLQVEKVTGNYHIVAGAFRVEANSDKKVEQLKAKGFKARKIGVNRYGLHEVVYSSYTDRIEALNALRNIKRTQNRDAWLLVKALD